A window of Bos taurus isolate L1 Dominette 01449 registration number 42190680 breed Hereford chromosome 19, ARS-UCD2.0, whole genome shotgun sequence contains these coding sequences:
- the LOC100196902 gene encoding uncharacterized protein LOC100196902 has product MPGTPSNRMPLLENTPKHLKSAVLAAKSLNSVPHGAPAFGSKGKYMPGSRAPGSATQCRPSTQRLRGPALGRGSRHDPAQGCHCGISSSLFPPSHPWTPNEILISSVLRGI; this is encoded by the coding sequence ATGCCGGGAACTCCATCCAACAGAATGCCTCTCCTCGAAAACACCCCTAAACACCTGAAGAGTGCAGTGCTCGCCGCGAAGTCCCTGAACTCGGTACCACACGGCGCGCCCGCGTTCGGGAGCAAAGGGAAGTACATGCCAGGGAGCCGGGCGCCGGGGTCTGCAACCCAATGTAGGCCCTCCACCCAGCGCCTGCGTGGACCTGCCCTGGGGCGTGGTTCCCGTCACGACCCGGCCCAAGGCTGCCATTGCGGGATTAGCAGCTCCCTTttccctccatcccacccatGGACCCCAAACGAAATTTTAATTTCGTCTGTTCTCCGTGGAATTTAA